Below is a window of Streptomyces spongiicola DNA.
GACCTCCGCATCGTGGTGACCTCGCTGCGGATGAGCGCGGACCTCGAACGCTCCGGCGACCTGGCCCAGCACGTGGCCAAGCTGGCCCGGCTGCGCTTCCCGGACTCGGCGGTACCGCGGGACCTGCACGCGACCATCCTGGAGATGGGGCAGCTCGCACAGCGTCTGATGGCGAAGGCCGCCGAGGTCATCATCACCAAGGACGTCGACCTGGCGCTCCAGCTGGAGAACGACGACGACGAGATGGACCTGCTGCACCGCACGCTCTTCACCCACCTGATCGACGACCGGTGGAAGCACGGCATCGAGACCGCGGTCGACGTCACCCTGCTCGGGCGCTACTACGAGCGGTACGCCGACCACGCGGTCGCGGTCGCCAAGCGCGTCGTCTACCTGGTCACCGGTGAGCACGCCGACGAGATCCAGCCGGAGACGCGGGTCGAGGGCGCGTAGCCGGACCGGGAATCCGGTGCCCGACTCCCCCAGGACCCACCCGATCCGGGAGGTCCCGGCCGACGAGTCCCGGCAGCCGAGCCGGCTCCCGTTGCCCGGTGCCCGCGGCTGCGGATGCGGGCTGCGGCTCCGGCCCCGGCTCCGGATGTGGGCTGCAGTTCCGGCCCCGGCTCCGGCTCCGAGCCCGGCCCCGGCCCCGGCTGCCCAGTCCGGCGCACCGTATCGGTGCGGCTGCCGAGTTGCAGAGCGTACGAAGGGGCCCGCCCCGGCACCGTTCGCCGGTCGTACCGCCCGGCCGCATTGCGCCCCCGGGACGGGTGTCCTCGGTTCTCGGCGGGGTCCCCGGGTCTCCTCGGGCGGCGGTGCCAGGCATCCCGGGCCCGGGCATCCCGTTCGCCCAGGACCCTGGCCCGGGGCTGCGCGGTCAAGACGCCCGGGCCCGCTGATCCCAGGAGCGGCGTGCGGTGTTCAGGAGGCGTGGGTCAGATCCAGCACGCCGACGGTCTGGCCACCGCTGGTCTCGCCGGTGCTCCGGAAGCCGAGCTTCGTGTAGAATGCCCCGGGACCGGACTCCCCCTGCTCCCAGGTCGTGAAGAGACGATCTCCGCCGCGCCGCCCGATCTCCTCGCCGACCGCGCCCACCGCGAAGCGCCCGTAGCCCCGACTCTGCTCGTCCGCCGCGATGTTCAGCCGCCACAGACCGCTGCGCCGGTCCCCGGGGTCCACGGCCGGATTCCACGGGATGCCGATGAACGCCATGAGGAAGCCCACGGTTCTGTCCCCGTCGAGGATCAGCCGCGGCCATGCCGTGTCGCCCCAGGCGTACGCCTCGGCGAGCGAAACCGCGACGGGCTCGACGTGCCTCTGCTGCTCCGGTCGCACCCGGATCCGCAGTGCGGCCTCCACGTTGTCCGGTGTGATCATCGCCAGACGCACGGTCATGCAGGCATATTGGTGCCGCGTCAGGCAACGTTCGCCCCGTCGCTGCTGACGGGCAGACCCTGCCTGACGCGGTACCAGCAGCGAAAACCCCCGCCGCGGCGGCGCTTCCGGCGCTGCTCGCGCTCGCTGCCCCGCCCGGACGCGCGGCGACGGCGATCACCAGGCGTGGAAGCTCCCGTAGAAGCCGTCGTGGTAGTACCGATCGCCTGAGTACCCGTCGTGGTAGTACCGATCGCCTGAGTACCCCCCGTTGTCGTACCCGTCGTGGTAGTACCGGTTGTCGTAGTACCGGTTGTCGTAGTACCGATCGTGGTACCTGTAGTCGCGGTGGTCGCCGTAGTGACCGCAGCCCCCACCCCTCCAATCGGAACAGCCACGATCAGCTGTGACCTGGCTCGCGGCGTACGCCCCTGTCGCCGGCATCACACCGAGTGCGAGTCCCGCGATCCCTGCCGACAAGGCGGCTACGATCCTGCGACGCATTCCCCTGCACCTCCGACCACGGAGAACTAATCGGACATTAAGGGCATTTCCAGGGTGCTCTCGCTTCGAGTACCTGTCAAAGAGAGCGGATGCCCGCCCCGCAGGGCCCGGCATCCGCTACCCGTGGTCGCCTTCCGGTGCGTGTCCCACTGGTACGCCGCATCACCCGAGTCTGACGGCCCCGGGAGGGCCCGGGCACAGCAGCGGGCCCCCTGCCGGCGAGAAAACCGCAGACAGGGGGCCCGGGAGGGGAAGGCTACTTCTTCTTGCCCTGGGTCTTGTCGGGGATCTTGGTGAGCTGGGTCTTTGCTGGTCGGGGGCGGTGGGGCCGTGCGCCTAGTGTTCGTCGTTGGTCGTCATTGGCCACTGTTGAGTGACGCCGGACGGCCCAGGGACGGCCCAGCTTCGCCGCACTCGACTGACGGCCGGCACCCTCGATGGGCCCCGCCTGAACCTCAGCCGCCGACAGTCAGCCACGACGGCGGGTGCGCCGACCGACCACGCACGCGTATGTCTCGCTGCACCCCCACCGGCCTTAGCCACGCTGACACGCCGTCGACCAGAGCAAGCCGTGACGGCCAGCCCGTAACAACAACGCCTGAGCCATCAGCTTGGGTGCTTGGTGAGCGAGGAGCTCGCTGACCTGCGGCGGAACGATGTCAGCGACTGAAGCCCGCGGGCTGCGCTCCCCGATGTTCCCCGTGGCTTCCCCTACGACCTGGCACGGTTCGGGCACGTCTGCTGGGGGCGCAGGACACAGAAACAGGGGGCGTTGTCAGGGTGGGCTGGTGGCCTCCCGCGGGAGCGATTCGTCGGTTCGACGGTCTGGCCGAGGAGCACGGCGACCAAGGGGTCTCGGACCACTGGGTCCCGGGGATGCCGACCCTGCCTTGAGCAACCGACAGATGCTGACCTCAACCGGGCTGGCCTCGTGGGGTGACATTCCAGAAGAACTAGAGACTTCTAGAGCTTGTGAATGCTAGCATCGCGGAATGACGCTGGAATCCGAACTCGAAATCTATCGACAGCGAATCACTACCGACTCGTACCCAATGTCAATTAGTGAGATCGCGAATCTCTATCGCGATGGGGAGATGGATATCCATCCGGAATTTCAACGCATCTTCAGGTGGTCTGGCGCCCAGAGGACTAAGTTGATTGAGAGTGTTCTGCTCGGCATCCCTTTGCCGAGCATATTTGTTGCTCAGAACGAGGAGGGCGTTTGGGATGTAGTAGACGGAGTGCAGAGGCTGTCCACGATTTTTCAGTTCATGGGAATCCTCCGAGATGACGAAGGTGAGCTTGTAGAGCCTTTTGTTTGCGAGGCTGCACCATTCTTGACCAGCCTCGACGGGGTGGCTTATGAACGCTTCGAGGAGGCGGAGAAGGCGCTAACGCGCGCTCAGCAGCTCGACTTTAAACGGTCCCGCATCGACGTAAAGATTATTAAGCGTGAGAGCGATAATCGGGCCAAGTACGACCTCTTTCAGCGCCTCAACTCTTACGGCAGCATCGCAACCCCCCAGGAACTCCGAAACTGCCTCCTTGTAAGTCTCAGCAGAACCCACTTCGATTGGCTTCAGGAGGCGGCGTCATCGAAGGATTTCAAGGACGTGCTGAATCTGCCAGAAAGACTCATCAAAGAGCAGTACCACCTGGAGCTCGCTCTTCGATTCATCACATTGCGCTCGTTGCCTGAAGATAGAATCTCCAGTA
It encodes the following:
- the phoU gene encoding phosphate signaling complex protein PhoU gives rise to the protein MRDAYHEELDSIGEGLVEMARLVGSAIGRATTAMLDADLKLAESVIAADQKVDDLQHDLEARAIALLARQQPVATDLRIVVTSLRMSADLERSGDLAQHVAKLARLRFPDSAVPRDLHATILEMGQLAQRLMAKAAEVIITKDVDLALQLENDDDEMDLLHRTLFTHLIDDRWKHGIETAVDVTLLGRYYERYADHAVAVAKRVVYLVTGEHADEIQPETRVEGA
- a CDS encoding GNAT family N-acetyltransferase → MTVRLAMITPDNVEAALRIRVRPEQQRHVEPVAVSLAEAYAWGDTAWPRLILDGDRTVGFLMAFIGIPWNPAVDPGDRRSGLWRLNIAADEQSRGYGRFAVGAVGEEIGRRGGDRLFTTWEQGESGPGAFYTKLGFRSTGETSGGQTVGVLDLTHAS
- a CDS encoding DUF262 domain-containing protein, translated to MTLESELEIYRQRITTDSYPMSISEIANLYRDGEMDIHPEFQRIFRWSGAQRTKLIESVLLGIPLPSIFVAQNEEGVWDVVDGVQRLSTIFQFMGILRDDEGELVEPFVCEAAPFLTSLDGVAYERFEEAEKALTRAQQLDFKRSRIDVKIIKRESDNRAKYDLFQRLNSYGSIATPQELRNCLLVSLSRTHFDWLQEAASSKDFKDVLNLPERLIKEQYHLELALRFITLRSLPEDRISSIGNIGDFLSSEILSIVEKSYAELRAEEEAFGICFRMLNDALGGDTMRKLNPTTGRTEGAFSSTAFEVLALGLGYYAPELSLGAEDVRLAREMLWNDPAFAPGHATGQRADQRMKRTIPYGRQLFSA